The Marinitoga litoralis genome includes a region encoding these proteins:
- a CDS encoding ATP-binding protein → MATLRTICDHILDICENAINSGGNTGYLVIIETKNNFKFTISDNGRGMDDLEIKKALDPFYTTKRNRKKKFGVGLSFLKFSVEKTGGTFNIYSKKNKGTNINANFILSNIDCQPVGDITTMILHVLNMSNNFHWKITRFYNKNGYNIDSKFLKENFDLTKPSDLKIIKNYILNLEKEIKEEDK, encoded by the coding sequence TTGGCAACATTGAGAACTATTTGTGATCATATTTTAGACATATGCGAAAATGCTATTAATTCTGGTGGTAATACTGGATATTTAGTTATAATTGAAACAAAGAATAATTTTAAATTTACTATTTCAGATAATGGTAGAGGAATGGATGATTTAGAAATAAAAAAAGCTTTAGATCCTTTTTATACAACTAAACGAAATAGAAAGAAAAAATTTGGTGTGGGTCTATCATTTCTAAAGTTTTCTGTTGAAAAAACTGGTGGTACTTTTAATATTTATTCAAAAAAAAATAAAGGAACTAATATAAATGCAAACTTCATTTTATCAAATATTGATTGTCAACCTGTTGGAGATATAACTACTATGATACTACATGTTCTTAATATGAGTAATAATTTCCATTGGAAAATTACTAGATTTTATAATAAAAATGGTTATAACATTGATTCCAAATTTCTAAAAGAAAATTTTGACTTAACAAAACCATCTGATTTAAAAATAATAAAAAATTATATATTAAATTTAGAAAAAGAAATCAAGGAGGAAGATAAATGA
- a CDS encoding PHP domain-containing protein translates to MATFYGNFHIHTILSPCADITMTPDVFLEYLNGVNWISITDHNTARHIELFSKILNKIDIKVIPGIEVTSKEEVHILVYFKNLVDAIDFGKIIEKHLIIKNYDPEKLGYQIICNEDGTFNSILEKPYLGSACDLTINDIYLLSKQYDSLFIPAHIFRFNGLITNLVFPPENVIIDAVEVKSDEEIQRAKKIGFKTFIFNTDAHFPEQLIPSCKIIAKDRSFESFRSAIIESKVIPIWQH, encoded by the coding sequence ATGGCAACATTTTATGGTAATTTTCACATTCATACCATTTTATCCCCATGTGCTGACATTACAATGACTCCAGATGTCTTTTTAGAATATTTAAATGGTGTTAACTGGATTTCAATAACTGATCATAATACAGCTAGACATATAGAATTATTTTCAAAAATATTAAATAAAATAGATATAAAAGTAATTCCTGGAATTGAAGTAACTTCTAAAGAAGAAGTACATATATTAGTTTATTTTAAAAATTTAGTTGATGCTATTGATTTTGGAAAAATAATCGAAAAACACTTAATAATTAAAAATTATGACCCAGAAAAATTAGGTTATCAAATTATATGCAATGAAGATGGGACTTTTAATTCGATTTTAGAAAAGCCTTATTTAGGAAGTGCATGTGACTTAACTATTAATGATATTTACTTATTGTCTAAACAATATGATTCTTTATTTATTCCCGCTCATATTTTTAGATTTAATGGGCTAATTACTAATTTAGTTTTTCCACCCGAAAATGTTATAATAGATGCAGTTGAAGTAAAAAGTGATGAAGAAATTCAAAGAGCTAAAAAAATTGGTTTTAAAACTTTTATTTTTAATACTGATGCTCATTTCCCTGAACAATTAATTCCTTCCTGTAAAATAATCGCAAAGGATCGTTCTTTTGAAAGCTTTAGATCTGCTATTATTGAAAGTAAGGTGATACCAATTTGGCAACATTGA
- a CDS encoding iron-sulfur binding hydrogenase, with translation MILEDLLKLDFIEDIYIYNNETEIKNGYVGDLLSEIMRNSPTSSIWITHQTHPNIIAVASIVEANTIVIPKDFEFENETIEKAKENNINLLKSKYDIFKTVGLIYNILFGE, from the coding sequence ATGATTTTAGAAGATTTATTAAAATTAGATTTTATTGAAGATATATATATTTATAACAATGAAACAGAAATAAAAAACGGGTACGTTGGCGATTTGCTAAGTGAAATAATGAGGAATTCTCCTACTTCTTCTATATGGATTACACATCAAACTCATCCAAATATAATTGCCGTAGCCTCTATTGTAGAAGCTAACACAATAGTAATACCAAAAGACTTTGAATTTGAAAACGAAACTATAGAAAAAGCAAAAGAAAATAATATAAACTTATTAAAAAGTAAATACGATATTTTTAAAACTGTTGGATTAATATATAATATTTTATTTGGTGAATAA
- a CDS encoding CBS domain-containing protein, with protein MKGDNKLLEKLLDFFSNTKIGEIMTSPAIVVTPEISIKQVKDIMKIKKISGLPVVKKGLKLVGIISIEDIINVLEKGSLNDNVYQWMSKKVISLNENDTLSKFMDYSQKYKYGRYPIINEENKVVGIITKYDVISWLFEKLGTIYIHDDRRKKVLNQEFTSKLTGEILDNDKVSFKFDINYYDIQKIGIGATKLKAFLKSKNINDSLIRKVSIATYEAEANVVIHSESYGEIYCWDFEDSIRLLIKDYGKGIENVEMAMQEGFSTASEDVRSQGFGAGMGLPNMKRFSDKMTIISEVGKGVTIEMMFYKGA; from the coding sequence ATGAAAGGTGATAATAAATTATTAGAAAAATTATTAGATTTTTTTTCTAATACAAAAATAGGAGAAATTATGACTTCTCCAGCTATTGTTGTTACTCCCGAAATTTCTATAAAACAAGTAAAAGATATAATGAAAATAAAAAAAATATCAGGATTACCTGTAGTAAAAAAAGGATTAAAATTAGTTGGAATTATTAGTATTGAAGACATAATTAATGTTTTAGAAAAAGGAAGTTTAAATGATAATGTATATCAATGGATGTCTAAAAAAGTTATTTCTTTAAATGAAAATGATACTCTTTCAAAATTTATGGACTACTCTCAAAAATATAAATATGGAAGATATCCAATAATTAATGAAGAAAATAAAGTCGTAGGGATTATTACAAAATATGATGTAATATCTTGGTTATTTGAAAAATTAGGAACTATATATATTCATGATGATCGTAGAAAAAAAGTTTTAAATCAAGAGTTCACTTCAAAACTAACAGGTGAAATATTAGATAATGATAAAGTTTCTTTTAAGTTTGATATAAATTATTATGATATACAAAAAATTGGAATAGGTGCAACTAAATTAAAAGCATTCTTGAAAAGCAAAAATATAAATGACTCTCTAATTAGAAAGGTCTCAATAGCTACTTATGAAGCTGAAGCAAATGTAGTTATACATTCAGAATCATATGGTGAAATTTACTGTTGGGATTTTGAAGATAGTATAAGATTATTAATAAAAGATTATGGAAAAGGAATTGAAAATGTTGAAATGGCTATGCAAGAAGGTTTCTCTACTGCTTCTGAAGATGTTCGATCACAAGGATTTGGTGCAGGAATGGGATTGCCTAACATGAAAAGATTTTCTGATAAAATGACTATAATTTCTGAAGTTGGTAAAGGAGTTACTATAGAAATGATGTTTTATAAGGGGGCTTAA
- the thyX gene encoding FAD-dependent thymidylate synthase, with protein sequence MEINILDKGFIRLVDLLGNDKTAVRAARVSYGKELSTDERDKKLISYLMEHKHHSPFEHQVFTFHIKTPIFIARQWMRHRIGSYNEISRRYTTKFAEEFYIPDHIRVQDTENKQGSIPTEDKHMENKSIGIIKYTYDYLFETYNKLLEMGVAREMARMILPVGQYTQFYWTVNARSLMNFLNLRADSHAQWEIQQYAISLAKIFKEKLPWTYEAFIKFEYKGDLLNEVI encoded by the coding sequence ATAGAAATTAATATACTAGATAAAGGATTTATTAGATTAGTTGATTTATTAGGAAACGATAAAACTGCTGTAAGAGCTGCAAGAGTCTCTTATGGAAAAGAATTATCAACAGACGAAAGAGATAAAAAACTTATTAGTTACTTAATGGAACACAAACATCATAGTCCATTTGAACATCAGGTATTTACATTTCATATAAAGACTCCTATATTTATAGCTCGTCAATGGATGAGGCATAGAATTGGTAGTTATAACGAAATTTCAAGAAGATATACAACTAAATTTGCAGAGGAATTTTATATACCAGATCATATAAGAGTACAAGATACAGAAAACAAACAAGGTTCTATACCGACTGAAGATAAACATATGGAAAATAAGTCTATTGGTATTATAAAATATACCTACGATTATTTATTTGAAACATACAATAAACTCTTAGAAATGGGCGTAGCAAGAGAAATGGCAAGAATGATATTACCTGTTGGGCAATATACACAATTTTATTGGACAGTAAATGCAAGATCTTTAATGAATTTCTTAAATCTTAGAGCAGATTCACACGCACAATGGGAAATTCAACAATACGCTATTTCATTGGCTAAAATCTTTAAAGAAAAATTGCCTTGGACTTACGAAGCATTTATTAAATTTGAATATAAAGGGGATTTATTAAATGAAGTTATCTAG
- a CDS encoding DUF342 domain-containing protein, translated as MSIIKVKTSEDFMKAYITLLYDGRIPTENEMYKALHSAGVNTGIKYEVLKSLSLNPIYNESILIAEAIPPSKGEPGFVEIYKNLDIEKKDIDNMEKIDFREFAKNIITVELNETIGFIHPPKPGDPGKDVLGRQIPGLLGNPAKVVLEKNVEKNEEGYIIATSSGELIIRKDIDGTLYISIEPIYEINGDVDFNTGNIKFPGKVIVRGSVKPGFTVEADDDIEIYGEIEAATVISKKDLKVNGIKGSNKGSIKARNIIAKFAENATLEAKEKILIDKSLINCNIIYAEELILDGYNSKIVGGKIHVLKKVESYYIGSPLGVLTEIDVGIDPNLYNDYTNLLELTKKYTEELKVISPQIKTLTDKLKQNNLKNDKITYLKKILNRAKILKNEIENSKNKLIKLKKLINESKKEGIIIARKMLYPGVQINLQNKTFTSDKPISSVQIMNVEDKIKLYAYTTSK; from the coding sequence ATGTCTATAATAAAGGTTAAAACTTCAGAAGATTTCATGAAAGCTTATATAACTTTATTATATGATGGAAGAATTCCAACAGAAAATGAAATGTATAAAGCTTTGCATTCTGCAGGCGTAAATACTGGTATTAAATATGAAGTTTTAAAATCCCTATCTTTAAATCCTATATATAATGAGTCAATATTAATTGCTGAAGCTATACCTCCTTCGAAAGGGGAACCTGGTTTTGTTGAAATATATAAAAACTTAGATATTGAAAAAAAAGATATTGATAACATGGAAAAAATTGATTTTAGAGAGTTTGCTAAAAATATTATTACTGTTGAATTAAATGAAACAATTGGATTTATACACCCACCTAAACCTGGTGATCCAGGTAAAGACGTTTTAGGAAGGCAAATACCTGGATTATTAGGTAATCCTGCAAAAGTTGTTTTAGAAAAAAATGTCGAAAAGAATGAAGAAGGTTATATAATTGCTACTTCTTCAGGAGAATTAATAATAAGAAAAGATATAGACGGAACATTATATATTTCAATAGAACCTATATATGAAATAAATGGTGATGTGGATTTTAACACTGGAAATATTAAATTCCCTGGTAAAGTAATTGTTAGAGGTTCTGTTAAACCAGGATTTACTGTAGAAGCTGATGATGATATTGAAATTTATGGAGAAATAGAAGCTGCTACAGTTATATCAAAAAAAGATCTAAAAGTAAATGGCATAAAAGGCAGTAATAAAGGCAGTATTAAAGCTCGTAATATAATTGCAAAATTTGCTGAAAATGCAACTTTAGAAGCTAAAGAAAAAATATTAATTGATAAATCCTTAATTAATTGTAATATAATTTATGCTGAAGAATTGATCTTAGATGGATATAACAGTAAAATAGTTGGAGGGAAAATTCATGTTTTAAAAAAGGTTGAATCATATTATATAGGTAGTCCTTTAGGCGTCTTAACCGAAATTGATGTAGGTATAGATCCAAATTTATATAATGATTATACGAATCTATTGGAATTAACAAAGAAATACACAGAAGAATTAAAGGTAATTTCACCTCAAATAAAAACATTAACAGATAAATTAAAACAAAATAATTTAAAAAACGATAAAATTACTTATTTAAAGAAAATTCTAAATAGAGCAAAAATTCTTAAAAATGAAATTGAAAATTCTAAAAATAAATTGATTAAGTTAAAAAAATTAATAAATGAATCAAAAAAAGAGGGGATAATTATTGCTAGGAAAATGTTATACCCTGGTGTGCAGATTAATTTACAAAATAAAACATTTACATCTGATAAACCTATTAGTAGTGTTCAAATAATGAACGTTGAAGATAAAATAAAATTATATGCATATACAACTAGCAAATAG
- a CDS encoding ATP-binding protein, producing MDYIELEILSKTKYIKILRETMKYFLKLNDYNNDEQIFFMELALNEAVANVIEHTYKFDELKSIIIKFELINSDFNIYIRDFGEKIDISKVKSRDLEDIKDHGLGVHIISQVFDNIMWKDINEDGNLLILTKKLGD from the coding sequence ATGGACTATATTGAATTAGAAATATTAAGTAAGACAAAATATATAAAAATTTTGCGTGAGACTATGAAATATTTTCTTAAATTAAATGATTATAATAATGATGAACAAATATTTTTTATGGAGCTAGCCTTAAATGAAGCAGTTGCTAACGTAATTGAACATACATATAAATTCGATGAATTAAAAAGTATAATAATTAAATTTGAATTAATAAATTCAGATTTTAATATATACATTAGAGATTTTGGAGAAAAAATTGATATTTCAAAAGTAAAATCTAGAGATTTAGAGGATATAAAAGATCATGGTTTAGGTGTGCACATTATTTCGCAGGTTTTTGATAATATTATGTGGAAAGATATAAATGAGGATGGGAATTTGCTAATATTAACAAAGAAATTGGGGGACTAA
- a CDS encoding epoxyqueuosine reductase QueH: MKIFLHVCCAPDLILAHNKLREKNIEYTAFFYNPNIFPLDEYPKRYDAFLKLKDMWNFEEIKTEYNHNDFLENIRNNDIKDLKKRCYACMYFRMKKAVIKAKELGYTHFSTTLLSSPRKSHDDIKKIADELSNEYGVKFYYENFRSNNAISEGAKFGKAHNIYRQVYCGCEFSLKEAEDLRIKSFEKRKKRLFEKLNFNFEHLLNKDLLRIPEDLYPKYLYKYGIDILKDLKPKIILIRKDIAKDFNIKNGRNKIGNWKAKIIIV; this comes from the coding sequence TTGAAAATTTTTTTACATGTTTGTTGTGCTCCTGACTTAATTTTAGCTCATAATAAATTAAGAGAAAAAAATATTGAATACACCGCTTTTTTCTATAATCCAAACATTTTTCCCTTAGATGAATACCCAAAAAGGTATGATGCATTTTTGAAACTAAAAGATATGTGGAATTTTGAAGAAATTAAAACGGAGTATAATCATAATGATTTCTTAGAGAATATTAGAAATAATGATATAAAAGATTTGAAAAAAAGATGTTATGCATGTATGTATTTTAGAATGAAAAAGGCTGTAATTAAAGCTAAAGAATTGGGTTATACTCACTTTTCAACAACATTATTATCTAGTCCAAGAAAAAGTCATGATGATATAAAAAAAATAGCAGATGAATTAAGTAATGAATACGGTGTAAAATTTTATTATGAAAATTTTAGATCTAATAATGCTATTTCAGAAGGAGCAAAGTTTGGAAAAGCTCATAATATATATAGGCAAGTATATTGCGGATGTGAATTTTCCTTAAAAGAAGCTGAAGATCTAAGAATCAAATCTTTTGAAAAAAGAAAAAAAAGATTATTTGAAAAATTAAACTTCAATTTCGAACATCTATTAAATAAAGATTTATTAAGAATTCCTGAAGATTTATATCCAAAATATTTATATAAATACGGTATTGACATTCTAAAAGACTTAAAACCTAAAATTATTTTAATTAGAAAAGATATTGCTAAAGACTTTAATATAAAAAATGGAAGAAATAAAATTGGAAATTGGAAAGCTAAAATTATTATTGTTTAG
- a CDS encoding helix-hairpin-helix domain-containing protein, which produces MYKKIDLSNFTLDELLKIPGIGYKKAEKIKEYYDTYGFSSVEDLKKVSGIGEKTFEKIKSYFYISETVYIIKENKKININNASFEELIKLPSIGEKTAQKIINYRNIKNINSLDDLKNILTNYQINQIKGVVEF; this is translated from the coding sequence GTGTATAAAAAGATTGACTTATCAAATTTTACATTAGATGAATTATTAAAAATTCCAGGTATTGGGTACAAAAAAGCAGAAAAAATTAAAGAATATTATGACACTTATGGATTTTCTTCCGTTGAAGACTTAAAAAAAGTTTCAGGTATTGGTGAAAAAACTTTTGAAAAAATTAAATCCTACTTTTATATATCAGAAACTGTTTATATTATTAAAGAAAATAAAAAAATAAACATAAACAATGCTAGTTTTGAAGAATTAATAAAATTACCTAGTATAGGTGAAAAAACTGCTCAAAAAATTATAAATTATAGAAATATTAAAAATATTAATAGTCTGGATGATCTTAAAAACATTTTAACTAATTATCAGATTAATCAAATAAAAGGAGTTGTAGAGTTTTGA
- a CDS encoding histone deacetylase family protein, whose amino-acid sequence MKLIYDPRHVFYSPKHEFDGFDLIENKDKPGRIEVIKEIMQLKYGDVIVGSKDFPRSYLYFVHSLDYVNWLKEKQYYLDDNQEYFPNVFGHDMAIDAKTPINKNTFEMAWISAKCALTGASLLLEGEELVYSCSRPLGHHAGISSCGGGSYFNNAALATRYLQKNGDIYIAILDLDFYAGNGTQEIFYEDNTVLTISIHGNPSEHYPFISGYEWEIGENEGRGYNINFPLKDNINGRTYLRVLEKALLEIEDFDPDFLIIPFGSNTHEKDTTTTFNLKNEDYKEMGGMLSYLNIPKLFIQEGGFSSHVTESVISKLFDGLLI is encoded by the coding sequence ATGAAACTTATTTATGATCCTAGACATGTTTTTTATTCACCAAAACATGAATTTGATGGATTTGATTTAATTGAAAACAAGGACAAACCTGGCAGAATTGAAGTCATTAAAGAAATTATGCAGTTAAAATATGGGGATGTTATCGTTGGATCAAAAGATTTTCCCAGGTCATACTTGTATTTTGTTCATTCTTTAGATTATGTAAATTGGCTAAAGGAGAAGCAATATTATTTAGACGATAATCAAGAATATTTCCCTAACGTATTTGGTCATGACATGGCGATAGACGCGAAAACTCCTATTAATAAAAACACTTTTGAAATGGCATGGATAAGCGCAAAATGTGCATTAACAGGTGCTTCTTTATTATTAGAAGGAGAAGAATTGGTATATTCTTGTTCAAGACCTTTAGGTCATCATGCTGGAATTTCTTCCTGTGGAGGAGGTTCATACTTTAATAATGCAGCTTTAGCTACTCGATATTTACAAAAAAATGGAGATATTTATATTGCAATACTTGATTTGGATTTTTATGCAGGAAATGGTACTCAAGAAATATTCTATGAAGATAACACTGTATTGACTATAAGTATTCATGGTAATCCTTCTGAACATTATCCTTTTATATCTGGATATGAATGGGAAATTGGGGAAAATGAAGGAAGAGGATATAATATAAATTTCCCTTTAAAAGACAATATTAATGGAAGAACTTATTTAAGAGTTTTAGAAAAAGCATTATTAGAAATAGAAGATTTTGACCCAGATTTCTTAATTATTCCTTTTGGATCAAATACACATGAAAAAGATACAACTACCACATTTAATTTAAAAAATGAAGATTATAAAGAAATGGGAGGAATGCTTTCTTATCTAAATATTCCTAAATTATTTATACAAGAAGGCGGATTTTCATCTCATGTTACAGAATCTGTCATTAGTAAATTATTTGATGGATTATTAATTTAG
- the rpiB gene encoding ribose 5-phosphate isomerase B, with protein MKIAIGSDHAAFVMKEHIKKYLEEKGIEVIDEGPYSSERVDYPIYAKKVADKVANKEVDFGILMCGTGLGMSIAANKVKGIRATLAYYPKMAELARQHNNANILVLGGRTMGFELAEWTVDTFLNTSFEGGRHENRLRLISEMEE; from the coding sequence ATGAAAATAGCTATTGGTTCTGATCATGCTGCTTTTGTAATGAAAGAACATATTAAAAAATATTTAGAAGAAAAAGGAATTGAAGTTATAGATGAAGGTCCATATTCTAGTGAAAGGGTTGATTATCCAATATATGCTAAAAAAGTTGCTGATAAAGTAGCTAATAAAGAGGTAGATTTTGGGATATTAATGTGTGGGACCGGTTTAGGAATGTCTATTGCAGCAAATAAAGTTAAAGGAATCAGAGCTACTTTAGCTTATTATCCTAAAATGGCTGAATTAGCTAGACAACATAATAATGCTAACATTTTAGTACTTGGTGGAAGAACTATGGGATTTGAACTTGCTGAGTGGACTGTTGATACATTTTTAAATACATCTTTTGAAGGGGGAAGACATGAAAATAGGCTAAGATTAATTTCCGAAATGGAGGAATAA
- a CDS encoding archease yields MMSKELNHPADIMFELNGENIIDLLEDLFDALNKVFLPLVGGIENHFSYSISNKEFDDILFDIGNYSLNKIYEGYFPSKIEKNDDELKIFFSKILKLNPETEIKAISYPKVISNDDNYIINVIFDI; encoded by the coding sequence ATGATGAGTAAAGAATTAAATCATCCTGCTGATATTATGTTCGAATTAAATGGTGAAAATATTATTGACCTTTTAGAGGATTTGTTTGACGCTTTAAATAAAGTTTTTTTACCTTTAGTAGGAGGAATTGAGAACCATTTTTCATATTCTATTTCAAATAAGGAATTTGATGATATTTTATTTGATATTGGTAATTACTCTTTAAATAAAATTTATGAAGGTTATTTTCCTTCGAAAATCGAAAAAAACGATGATGAATTAAAAATATTTTTTTCAAAAATATTAAAACTAAATCCAGAAACTGAAATAAAAGCTATTTCATATCCTAAAGTTATTTCAAATGATGATAATTATATAATAAATGTTATTTTTGATATATGA
- the gyrA gene encoding DNA gyrase subunit A — MSDILNKSFEEELKESYLLYSLSVITSRAIPDVRDGLKPVQRRILYSMDELSLKHTAAYKKCARIVGEVMGKYHPHGDAAIYDALVRMAQPFSLRYPLVIGQGNFGSVDRDPPAAMRYTEAKMHELAEYMLMDIDKNTVDMLDNFDGSLKEPSVLPTRLPNLLMNGVNGIAVGMATNIPSHNLNELVDGITHLIDNPDSNINDLMNYIKGPDFPTGGIIVDGNKLKEIYETGRGSFHIRSKYELEENKNGISIVINEIPYGVSKADLITQIANYVTKQKENKKDVGIKNIRDESDKEGIRVVIELKKNVNPQRIINQLLKHTSLQTSFAVQMTVIDKRKPKVMNLKQILEAFIDHRIDVVTRRTQFELDKARKRSHIVEGLMKASEGIESVIEIIRQSEGREEAVNSLMEIINVTKEQANAIVDMRLISLSKLEGQKLEKEYAELTQKIKDAMEILNNKSKMLEVIKEELKEVKEKFGDERKTKITNQGSKVEDADNIEEEDLVIVLTQWGYIKAMKSTEYKVQNRGGKGSKAIKKSDNDFIIQVLQTNSLSKLLFITSKGKAFELYAYNIEKSSKETKGKHISSYLYLDNDEKIKTIIPIENEKDIENKYIMLFTKNGIVKRTALNEFSNIRKNGLKAITIKEDDMVVDALIVNNSDEVLVISKKGMSLRFKVADVRPMGRSAAGVRSIKLRENDNVVNGVLVVKDKSLLLITEHGFAKRVNFDDFRLQNRGGVGLKCVKETSRIGDIVKALTVDDDSHIIVFSKLGKAIREEVKTISTLSRYAIGVRALRLDNEDTVADAAVVVDDDE, encoded by the coding sequence ATGAGCGATATTTTAAATAAATCTTTTGAAGAAGAATTGAAAGAATCTTATCTTTTATATTCTTTAAGTGTTATTACCAGTAGGGCTATACCAGATGTTCGGGATGGCCTTAAACCTGTTCAAAGAAGAATTTTATATTCAATGGATGAACTAAGTTTAAAACATACTGCAGCATATAAAAAATGTGCCCGTATTGTTGGAGAAGTAATGGGTAAGTATCACCCTCATGGTGATGCTGCAATATATGATGCTTTAGTTAGAATGGCTCAACCTTTTAGTTTAAGATACCCTTTAGTTATTGGTCAAGGTAATTTTGGTTCTGTTGATAGAGATCCACCTGCTGCAATGAGATATACCGAAGCAAAAATGCATGAATTAGCAGAATATATGCTAATGGATATAGATAAAAATACTGTGGATATGTTGGATAATTTTGATGGTTCTTTAAAAGAACCATCAGTTTTGCCTACTAGATTGCCAAATCTTTTAATGAATGGTGTTAATGGAATTGCCGTTGGTATGGCAACAAATATTCCATCTCATAATTTAAATGAGTTAGTTGATGGAATCACTCATTTAATTGATAATCCAGATTCTAACATTAATGATTTGATGAATTATATTAAAGGTCCAGATTTCCCAACTGGAGGAATAATAGTTGATGGGAATAAATTAAAAGAAATTTATGAAACTGGAAGAGGTTCTTTTCATATTAGATCAAAATATGAATTAGAAGAAAATAAAAATGGAATTAGTATCGTAATTAATGAAATCCCGTACGGAGTCTCAAAAGCTGATTTAATTACCCAAATAGCAAATTATGTTACAAAGCAAAAGGAAAATAAAAAAGATGTAGGTATTAAGAATATTAGAGACGAATCTGATAAAGAAGGTATTCGTGTTGTAATAGAATTAAAGAAAAATGTTAATCCTCAAAGAATAATAAATCAATTATTAAAACATACTTCATTGCAAACATCTTTTGCGGTTCAAATGACTGTAATAGATAAAAGAAAACCTAAAGTAATGAATTTAAAACAAATATTAGAGGCATTTATAGACCATAGAATTGATGTTGTAACAAGACGTACTCAATTTGAATTGGATAAAGCGAGAAAAAGATCTCATATTGTAGAAGGATTAATGAAAGCTTCTGAAGGTATAGAATCAGTTATTGAAATTATTAGACAATCTGAAGGAAGAGAAGAAGCCGTAAATAGTTTAATGGAAATAATTAATGTAACTAAAGAACAAGCAAATGCAATTGTTGATATGAGATTGATTAGCTTATCAAAATTAGAAGGGCAAAAATTAGAAAAAGAATATGCCGAATTAACTCAAAAAATTAAAGATGCAATGGAAATTTTAAATAACAAATCTAAAATGTTAGAAGTTATCAAAGAAGAGCTTAAAGAAGTAAAAGAAAAATTTGGAGATGAAAGAAAAACAAAAATTACTAATCAAGGTTCAAAAGTAGAAGATGCTGATAATATCGAAGAAGAAGATTTGGTTATTGTATTAACACAATGGGGTTATATTAAAGCGATGAAAAGTACAGAGTACAAGGTTCAAAATAGAGGTGGGAAAGGTTCTAAAGCTATTAAAAAATCAGATAACGATTTTATTATTCAAGTATTACAAACTAATAGCCTTTCAAAATTATTATTTATAACCTCTAAGGGTAAAGCATTTGAATTATATGCATATAACATTGAAAAGAGTTCAAAAGAAACAAAAGGAAAACATATTTCATCTTATTTATATTTAGATAATGATGAAAAAATTAAAACCATTATCCCTATTGAAAATGAAAAAGATATTGAAAATAAATATATTATGTTATTTACAAAAAATGGAATTGTTAAAAGAACAGCTTTAAATGAATTTTCTAATATTAGAAAAAATGGATTAAAAGCTATAACAATCAAAGAAGATGACATGGTTGTTGATGCATTAATAGTAAATAATTCCGATGAAGTATTAGTTATAAGTAAAAAAGGTATGAGTTTGAGATTTAAAGTAGCTGATGTAAGGCCAATGGGTAGATCTGCTGCTGGAGTTAGATCTATAAAATTAAGAGAAAACGATAATGTTGTTAATGGTGTCCTTGTTGTAAAAGATAAGAGTTTATTATTGATAACAGAACATGGTTTTGCAAAAAGAGTAAATTTTGATGATTTTAGACTTCAAAATAGAGGTGGAGTAGGACTAAAATGTGTAAAAGAAACTTCTAGAATAGGTGACATTGTAAAAGCTTTAACTGTTGATGATGATAGTCATATTATTGTTTTTTCAAAATTAGGTAAAGCTATTAGAGAAGAAGTAAAAACAATCTCTACTTTAAGTAGATATGCTATTGGTGTAAGAGCTTTAAGATTAGACAATGAAGATACAGTTGCTGATGCTGCTGTGGTGGTTGATGATGATGAGTAA